Proteins encoded together in one Pseudoroseomonas cervicalis window:
- a CDS encoding bifunctional (p)ppGpp synthetase/guanosine-3',5'-bis(diphosphate) 3'-pyrophosphohydrolase, protein MIPAPRAPEGVATPTPSTPPPPPPGPAARAVQPGAAPAVETPGTELARRVAAYDPRADMALIEAAYNLAATAHASQSRENGDPYITHPLAVAGILAGYRLDTATIATALLHDVVEDTSYSLGELEKRFGADIARLVDGVTKLTRLELQSERTKQAENFRKLVLAMSEDIRVLLVKLADRLHNMRTLHFKPKPESRARVARETMEIYAPLAERIGMDAVKSELQSLAFRELQPDAYQTITARLAFLRGQGADLIDEIAADLKARLAAAEVPVVEVTGREKSPYSIWMKMYEKKVEFEQLSDIMAFRVLTTDKANCYAALGAIHSAYRVVPGRFKDYISTPKPNGYQSLHTGVTVPERRNAKIEVQIRTPDMHEIAEYGVAAHWMYKQEGSATPAPAPTQRRYPWVRELLEILESAAEPGEFLEHTKLALHQDQVFCFTPKGDLIALPRGATPVDFAYQVHSQVGDACVGAKINGRIVPLRHRLENGDQVEIITARGGTPNPAWERFVVTGKAKARIKRFAMARQRTEFQEQGRSAIAKAFRQEGIDFSEKLVEPALKVLKQPGFEELCVAVGNGNISAREVLHAAFPELRGPPRVMDPLPLTRARGKPGATTVRTERRREASHGITGLVAGMAVQFAGCCHPVPGDRIVGIVSTGRGVTIHKSDCHNLEALAATPERFIDVDWDYEAGSGGAHLGRLEVVTANEDSAIAAMTVVIAKQHGKLHNLRFAHRAPDYAEVLVDLEVTDLRHLSNVIAALRACPGIIQVERSKA, encoded by the coding sequence TTGATCCCGGCGCCCCGCGCGCCCGAGGGGGTGGCCACGCCCACCCCCAGCACCCCGCCGCCGCCCCCGCCCGGCCCCGCCGCCCGCGCTGTCCAGCCCGGCGCCGCGCCGGCGGTCGAGACGCCCGGCACCGAGCTGGCCCGCCGCGTCGCGGCCTATGATCCGCGCGCCGACATGGCGCTGATCGAGGCGGCCTACAATCTGGCCGCCACCGCCCATGCCTCGCAGTCGCGCGAGAATGGCGACCCCTACATCACCCATCCGCTGGCCGTCGCCGGCATCCTGGCTGGCTACCGGCTGGACACCGCGACCATCGCCACCGCCCTGCTGCATGATGTCGTCGAGGATACCAGCTACTCCCTGGGCGAGCTGGAGAAGCGCTTTGGCGCCGACATCGCCCGGCTGGTGGATGGCGTCACCAAGCTGACGCGGCTGGAACTGCAATCGGAGCGCACCAAGCAGGCGGAGAATTTCCGCAAGCTGGTCCTCGCCATGAGCGAGGATATCCGCGTGCTGCTGGTCAAGCTGGCCGACCGCCTGCACAACATGCGGACGCTGCATTTCAAGCCGAAGCCGGAAAGCCGCGCCCGCGTCGCCCGCGAGACGATGGAGATCTACGCGCCGCTGGCCGAGCGCATCGGCATGGACGCGGTGAAGAGCGAGCTGCAATCGCTGGCCTTCCGCGAGCTGCAGCCGGACGCCTACCAGACCATCACCGCGCGGCTCGCCTTCCTGCGCGGCCAGGGCGCCGACCTGATCGACGAGATCGCGGCCGACCTGAAGGCGCGGCTGGCGGCGGCCGAGGTGCCGGTGGTCGAGGTGACGGGGCGCGAGAAATCGCCCTACTCGATCTGGATGAAGATGTACGAGAAGAAGGTCGAGTTCGAGCAGCTCTCGGACATCATGGCCTTCCGCGTGCTGACCACCGACAAGGCGAATTGCTACGCGGCGCTGGGCGCCATCCATTCGGCCTATCGCGTGGTGCCCGGGCGGTTCAAGGACTACATCTCGACGCCCAAGCCGAATGGCTACCAGTCGCTGCACACCGGCGTCACCGTGCCGGAGCGGCGCAACGCCAAGATCGAGGTGCAGATCCGCACGCCGGACATGCACGAGATCGCCGAATACGGTGTCGCCGCGCATTGGATGTACAAGCAGGAGGGCAGCGCCACCCCGGCCCCCGCCCCCACCCAGCGCCGCTACCCCTGGGTGCGCGAGCTGCTGGAGATCCTGGAATCCGCCGCCGAGCCGGGCGAGTTCCTGGAGCACACCAAGCTCGCTTTGCACCAGGACCAGGTCTTCTGCTTCACGCCGAAGGGCGATCTGATCGCCCTGCCGCGCGGCGCGACGCCGGTCGACTTCGCCTACCAGGTGCACAGCCAGGTGGGCGATGCCTGTGTCGGCGCCAAGATCAATGGCCGCATCGTGCCGCTCCGCCACCGGCTGGAGAATGGCGACCAGGTCGAGATCATCACCGCCCGCGGCGGCACGCCGAACCCGGCCTGGGAACGCTTCGTCGTCACCGGCAAGGCCAAGGCGCGCATCAAGCGCTTCGCCATGGCGCGGCAGCGGACGGAGTTCCAGGAGCAGGGCCGCAGCGCCATCGCCAAGGCCTTCCGCCAGGAGGGCATCGACTTCTCCGAGAAGCTGGTCGAGCCGGCGCTGAAGGTGCTGAAGCAGCCGGGCTTCGAGGAGCTCTGCGTCGCCGTCGGCAATGGCAACATCTCCGCCCGCGAGGTGCTGCACGCCGCCTTCCCCGAGCTGCGCGGCCCGCCGCGGGTGATGGACCCGCTGCCGCTGACGCGGGCCCGCGGCAAGCCCGGCGCCACCACCGTGCGCACCGAGCGGCGGCGCGAGGCCAGCCATGGCATCACCGGCCTGGTCGCCGGCATGGCGGTGCAGTTCGCCGGCTGCTGCCATCCGGTGCCCGGCGACCGCATCGTCGGCATCGTCTCGACCGGCCGCGGCGTCACCATCCACAAGAGCGACTGCCACAATCTGGAGGCGCTGGCCGCGACGCCGGAGCGCTTCATCGATGTCGACTGGGATTACGAGGCCGGCTCCGGCGGCGCGCATCTCGGCCGGCTCGAGGTGGTGACGGCCAATGAGGATTCGGCCATCGCCGCGATGACCGTCGTCATCGCCAAGCAGCATGGCAAGCTGCACAATCTGCGCTTCGCCCACCGCGCCCCGGACTATGCCGAGGTGCTGGTCGATCTGGAGGTGACGGATCTGCGCCACCTCTCCAACGTCATCGCCGCGCTGCGCGCCTGCCCGGGCATCATCCAGGTGGAGCGCAGCAAGGCCTGA
- the rpoZ gene encoding DNA-directed RNA polymerase subunit omega, with protein MARVTVEDCILKIPNRFELVLLAAQRARNISRGEELTLDRDNDKNPVVALREIADETVSLDGLEQDLVKSLLRAPEPEPVEEEVIDLIATDENIFGVMDVSDDAAPEGAGLEDLSPDDIEAAIAAELGGGGRR; from the coding sequence ATGGCCCGCGTCACGGTCGAAGACTGCATTCTGAAGATCCCGAACCGCTTCGAGCTGGTCCTGCTCGCCGCGCAGCGCGCCCGCAACATCAGCCGCGGCGAGGAGCTGACCCTCGACCGCGACAACGACAAGAACCCGGTCGTTGCGCTGCGCGAGATCGCCGATGAGACGGTGAGCCTGGACGGGCTGGAGCAGGATCTGGTCAAGTCCCTGCTGCGCGCGCCGGAGCCGGAGCCGGTGGAGGAAGAGGTGATCGACCTCATCGCCACCGACGAGAACATCTTCGGCGTGATGGATGTCAGCGACGACGCCGCGCCCGAGGGCGCCGGCCTCGAGGACCTCTCGCCCGACGATATCGAGGCGGCGATCGCCGCCGAGCTCGGCGGCGGCGGCCGCCGCTGA
- the folK gene encoding 2-amino-4-hydroxy-6-hydroxymethyldihydropteridine diphosphokinase, producing MILIALGANLPGRDGAAPRATCEAAVDAMARIPGLAVQAVSAWWETAPEPPSPGAPWYVNGVARCEGTLDPAALLAALQAIEDAAGRERPYPNAPRTLDLDIIAMGEAVRESPDPILPHPRAHLRRFVLQPLSEVAPGWVHPQLGQSVEALLAELPEAGMRKISK from the coding sequence ATGATCCTGATCGCGCTCGGCGCCAATCTGCCGGGGCGGGACGGCGCCGCCCCGCGCGCGACCTGCGAGGCGGCGGTCGATGCCATGGCCCGCATCCCGGGGCTGGCCGTGCAGGCGGTCTCCGCCTGGTGGGAGACGGCGCCCGAGCCGCCCAGCCCCGGCGCGCCCTGGTATGTCAACGGCGTCGCCCGCTGCGAGGGCACGCTGGACCCGGCCGCGCTGCTGGCCGCGCTGCAGGCGATCGAGGATGCGGCGGGGCGGGAGCGGCCCTACCCCAACGCGCCCCGCACGCTCGACCTCGATATCATCGCCATGGGCGAGGCAGTGCGGGAGTCGCCGGACCCGATCCTGCCGCATCCGCGCGCGCATCTGCGCCGCTTCGTGCTGCAGCCTTTGTCGGAAGTGGCGCCGGGCTGGGTGCATCCGCAGCTCGGGCAGAGTGTCGAGGCGCTGCTGGCGGAACTGCCGGAAGCAGGGATGAGGAAAATCAGCAAGTAA
- a CDS encoding molybdopterin-binding/glycosyltransferase family 2 protein — MIFGPTPLDAAQGAVLAHTLRLPGRVLKKGTVLDAEAIEALRAAGKREVVAARLESGDVPEDEAAHRLGEALLGPLLARSRAATGRVNMLADAAGLLVVNEALIHRLNALDESITLATLPNHTPVTAREMLATVKIIPFAVPGGVLQVAEAVARSGRALAIHPFRPLKVGLVLTELPGLKESIMEGAVEATEARVTALAGQLLPPERCRHEEGAIAEALARLKRAGAELLLIAGASAVVDRRDAGPAAITRAGGTIEHFGMPVDPGNLLCLGRIGEIPALVLPGCARSPKLNGFDWVLQRLFAGLPVASAEIARMGVGGLLKEIETRPLPRDSAPRAQAPGAAPRRPRQVAALVLAAGRSRRMAPLNKLMVTDQKGMPMVARVVANVLDSRARPVVVVTGYERERVEEALSGRPVLFAQTEDYNQGLSGSLKAGLAALPPEAEGVIVCLGDMPLVTGAMLDRLMAAFDPEEGRAIVMPTFRGKQGNPMLWAREFIPEMLQITGDVGARHLAGKYADRVHEVEMADDAVLRDFDTTDALRLSPDFGGKG, encoded by the coding sequence ATGATCTTCGGCCCCACCCCGCTCGATGCCGCGCAGGGCGCGGTGCTGGCGCACACGCTGCGCCTCCCCGGCCGTGTCCTGAAGAAGGGCACGGTGCTGGATGCCGAGGCGATCGAGGCGCTGCGCGCCGCCGGCAAGCGGGAGGTGGTGGCCGCCCGGCTGGAATCCGGCGACGTGCCGGAGGACGAGGCCGCCCACCGGCTGGGCGAGGCGCTGCTGGGTCCGCTGCTGGCCCGCTCCCGCGCCGCGACGGGCCGGGTGAACATGCTGGCCGATGCCGCCGGACTGCTGGTGGTGAACGAGGCGCTGATCCACCGGCTGAACGCGCTGGACGAAAGCATCACCCTGGCCACCCTGCCGAACCACACCCCGGTCACCGCGCGGGAGATGCTGGCGACGGTGAAGATCATCCCCTTCGCCGTGCCGGGCGGCGTGCTGCAGGTGGCGGAGGCCGTGGCGCGCAGCGGCCGCGCCCTCGCCATCCACCCCTTCCGCCCGCTGAAGGTCGGGCTGGTGCTGACCGAGCTGCCCGGGCTCAAGGAAAGCATCATGGAGGGCGCGGTGGAGGCGACGGAGGCCCGCGTCACCGCGCTGGCCGGCCAGCTGCTGCCGCCCGAGCGCTGCCGGCACGAGGAAGGCGCCATCGCCGAGGCGCTGGCCCGGCTGAAGCGCGCCGGCGCCGAGCTGCTGCTGATCGCCGGGGCGTCCGCCGTGGTCGACCGGCGCGATGCCGGCCCCGCCGCCATCACCCGCGCCGGCGGCACGATCGAGCATTTCGGCATGCCGGTGGATCCGGGCAACCTGCTCTGCCTGGGCCGCATCGGCGAGATCCCGGCCCTGGTGCTGCCCGGCTGCGCCCGCAGCCCGAAGCTGAACGGCTTCGACTGGGTGCTGCAGCGGCTCTTCGCCGGCCTGCCGGTGGCCAGCGCCGAGATCGCCCGCATGGGCGTGGGCGGGCTGCTGAAGGAGATCGAGACCCGGCCCCTGCCGCGCGATTCCGCCCCGCGCGCCCAGGCCCCCGGCGCCGCGCCGCGCCGGCCGCGCCAGGTGGCGGCGCTGGTGCTGGCCGCCGGCCGTTCCCGCCGCATGGCGCCGCTGAACAAGCTGATGGTGACCGACCAGAAGGGCATGCCGATGGTCGCCCGCGTCGTCGCCAATGTGCTGGACAGCCGCGCCCGCCCGGTCGTGGTCGTCACCGGCTATGAGCGCGAGCGGGTGGAGGAGGCGCTGTCCGGCCGCCCGGTGCTCTTCGCCCAGACCGAGGATTACAACCAGGGCCTCTCCGGCTCGCTGAAGGCGGGGCTGGCCGCCCTGCCGCCGGAGGCCGAGGGCGTCATCGTCTGCCTGGGCGACATGCCGCTGGTCACCGGCGCCATGCTGGACCGGCTGATGGCCGCCTTCGACCCGGAGGAAGGCCGCGCCATCGTCATGCCGACCTTCCGCGGCAAGCAGGGCAACCCGATGCTCTGGGCGCGGGAATTCATCCCCGAGATGCTGCAGATCACCGGCGATGTCGGCGCCCGCCACCTGGCCGGCAAATATGCCGACCGGGTGCATGAGGTGGAGATGGCCGACGACGCCGTGCTGCGCGATTTCGACACCACCGACGCGCTGCGCCTCTCCCCGGATTTCGGCGGCAAGGGCTGA
- a CDS encoding XdhC family protein has product MKAALLARLQAARAEGRPVAVLTRLSDGAQHLHPEDSMPEALRAAAEAALAGDAAATLTEGNESWFVQPHNPRLRLIVVGAVHIAQALVPMAVGLGYAVTVVDPRRAFATEERFGAGVTLVDDWPDEAMARLAPDSRSAVVTLTHDPKLDDPALEVALRSPAFYVGALGSRRTHAKRLARLAEAGLTEAECARIAAPIGLSIGAVTAPEIALSIMAEIVARRRGAALGTRNSA; this is encoded by the coding sequence ATGAAGGCGGCGCTGCTCGCCCGGCTGCAGGCGGCGCGCGCCGAGGGCCGCCCGGTCGCGGTGCTGACGCGCCTCTCCGACGGCGCCCAGCACCTGCACCCCGAGGATTCCATGCCCGAGGCGCTGCGCGCCGCGGCCGAGGCGGCGCTGGCCGGCGATGCGGCCGCGACGCTCACCGAGGGCAATGAGAGCTGGTTCGTGCAGCCGCACAATCCGCGGCTGCGGCTGATCGTGGTCGGCGCCGTGCACATCGCCCAGGCGCTGGTGCCGATGGCGGTGGGGCTCGGCTATGCCGTCACCGTGGTGGATCCGCGCCGCGCCTTCGCCACCGAGGAACGCTTCGGCGCCGGCGTCACCCTGGTCGATGACTGGCCGGATGAGGCGATGGCGCGCCTGGCCCCGGATTCCCGCAGCGCCGTGGTGACGCTGACCCACGACCCGAAGCTGGACGACCCGGCGCTCGAGGTCGCCTTGCGCTCCCCCGCCTTCTATGTCGGCGCGCTGGGCAGCCGGCGCACCCATGCCAAGCGCCTGGCGCGGCTGGCCGAGGCGGGGCTGACCGAGGCCGAATGCGCGCGCATCGCCGCCCCCATCGGCCTGTCCATCGGCGCCGTCACCGCGCCGGAAATCGCCCTCTCCATCATGGCCGAGATCGTGGCGCGGCGCCGCGGCGCCGCCCTCGGCACCAGGAACAGCGCATGA
- a CDS encoding XdhC family protein: MSDQEDILGTAEAWLKQGETVALATVVETWGSSPRPAGSHLAVTASGRLAGSVSGGCIEGAVADAARATMASGTPQLLDFGISDERAWEVGLACGGKLKVFVEKLEPGQPEPGQAA; encoded by the coding sequence ATGAGCGACCAGGAGGACATCCTCGGCACCGCCGAGGCCTGGCTGAAGCAGGGCGAGACCGTTGCCCTGGCCACCGTGGTGGAGACCTGGGGCAGTTCGCCGCGCCCGGCGGGCTCGCATCTGGCGGTCACCGCCTCGGGCCGGCTGGCCGGCAGCGTCTCCGGCGGCTGCATCGAGGGCGCGGTGGCGGACGCCGCCCGCGCCACCATGGCGAGCGGCACGCCGCAGCTGCTGGATTTCGGCATCAGCGACGAGCGCGCCTGGGAGGTGGGCCTGGCCTGCGGCGGCAAGCTGAAGGTCTTTGTCGAGAAGCTCGAACCGGGACAGCCCGAACCGGGACAGGCGGCATGA